In Anolis carolinensis isolate JA03-04 unplaced genomic scaffold, rAnoCar3.1.pri scaffold_14, whole genome shotgun sequence, the following proteins share a genomic window:
- the hormad1 gene encoding HORMA domain-containing protein 1 has translation MATAQKQRTSLSTAIFPNKITTEQQSLVLVKRLLAIAVSCITYLRGIFPECAYGTRYLDDFCVKILREDKNCPSSSQLVKWMLGCYDALQKKYLRLLMLAVYTDQEDPETITECYQFKFKYTDHGPSMDFTSKNPENNSNISCVDTKKASILLIRKIYVLMQNLGPLPDDVCLTMKLFYYDEITPADYQPPGFKEGECQEIAFEGEPTFLNVGEVPTPFHKLKVKVMTEKERMERVDKTILRQSNTLTSPKACYSGGQEQEMDEDFIGEDRIRQQKTARQSLCSQEINLIYEEHEEENRKREETSNVSNNNAQVTQLINKTSALEVAESKTRSGKQFQGNTVGVEGESSRKPLPAARAKKRASAESGKPVYHFDFSSSQNSGCKRRKISEPKKKK, from the exons ATGGCGACTGCTCAGAAACAAAGGACTTCTTTG AGCACGGCCATATTTCCCAATAAAATAACCACCGAGCAGCAATCACTGGTGTTAGTGAAGAGGTTGCTGGCCATCGCCGTCTCCTGCATCACTTACCTGAGAGGCATCTTTCCAGAATGCGCCTATGGGACGAGATATTTGGACG ACTTCTGTGTGAAAATACTAAGGGAAGACAAAAACTGTCCTAGCTCCAGCCAGCTGGTGAAATG GATGTTGGGGTGCTATGATGCGCTGCAGAAAAAATAT ctCAGACTACTCATGTTGGCG gtctacactgaccaggaggacccaGAG ACCATTACAGAGTGCTACCAGTTTAAGTTCAAATACACCGACCATGGACCATCCATGGACTTCACAAG TAAAAACCCGGAGAATAATTCCAACATCTCGTGTGTGGATACTAAGAAAGCCAGCATCCTACTGATTAGAAAGATTTATGTCCTGATGCAGAATTTGGGTCCACTGCCTGATGATGTCTGCCTCACGATGAAACTTTTCTATTACGATGAAA TTACTCCGGCCGACTACCAGCCTCCAGGATTCAAAGAGGGTGAATGTCAAGAGATTGCCTTTGAGGGGGAACCTACTTTCTTAAATGTTGGTGAGGTCCCCACCCCCTTCCATAAGTTGAAGGTTAAAGTGATGACGGAGAAAGAGCGAATGGAGCGAGTGGATAAAACCATACTGAGGCAAAGCAACACTTTGACTTCTCCCAAGGCATGCTACTCTGGAGGACAGGAACAGGAAATGGAT GAAGATTTTATTGGCGAAGATAGGATAAGACAGCAGAAAACCGCACGCCAATCTCTATGTTCTCAAG AAATAAATTTAATATACGAGGAACacgaagaagaaaacagaaaaagagaagaaacttCAAATGTCTCCAACAATAACGCCCAG GTGACGCAGCTAATAAATAAGACATCAGCACTCGAAGTAGCTGAGAGCAAGACCCGAAGTGGGAAGCAATTTCAGGGGAATACA GTGGGTGTCGAAGGCGAAAGCAGCAGGAAGCCGTTGCCAGCAGCACGGGCCAAGAAGAGGGCTAGTGCAGAGTCAGGCAAACCA gtCTATCATTTTGACTTCTCTTCTAGTCAAAATTCCGGTTGCAAACGGCGAAAAATTAGTGAAccgaaaaagaaaaaatag